The Camelina sativa cultivar DH55 chromosome 14, Cs, whole genome shotgun sequence genome includes a window with the following:
- the LOC104741724 gene encoding phosphatase IMPL1, chloroplastic-like — protein sequence MELFKEFTGVSRGVRRLGAAAVDMCHVALGIADSYWEYRLKPWDMAAGVLIVEEAGGAVTRMDGGKFSVFDRSVLVSNDILHSKLLERIAPATENLKSKGIDFSLWFKPEDYHTEH from the exons GTTCAAAGAGTTCACTGGTGTGAGTCGGGGAGTGCGGAGACTCGGTGCTGCAGcagttgacatgtgtcacgtgGCACTTGGGATTGCAGATTCATACTGGGAGTACCGTTTAAAGCCATGGGATATGGCAGCTGGTGTTCTT ATAGTTGAGGAAGCTGGAGGAGCTGTGACTCGAATGGACGGAGGGAAGTTTTCTGTGTTTGATAGATCTGTTTTGGTGTCCAATGACATTCTTCACTCTAAG CTTCTGGAGAGAATCGCACCCGCAACTGAGAATTTGAAGTCGAAAGGAATCGATTTCTCGCTGTGGTTTAAGCCAGAAGATTATCACACAGAACATTAG